From Candidatus Dormiibacterota bacterium, a single genomic window includes:
- a CDS encoding ABC transporter substrate-binding protein — MQAAAGRDRMYVLTLVLTLVAICAFGVFIIRDYQDQGSQRVNVARIGGTTGGGDASLPASGDTGAAAAQGSTGGAAASGAAAGSAGTAGTAAGSSAAGSTGGGRAAAAAGSAGASGAGAPAAAAPVGPGGTSPACVNGHIAIGQIVAITGPLTEQTVANATAAYFKKVNATGGINGCQVDFTYLDDAGLDQQKAAADARELVQQDNVFAVVGGFSPITSATTAPYFAKQGVPVVGAEGISLQQYNNPVEYSFACSPAGFGISTVNEANRLGYKRLAVFYVDFDFTQVSFAAMKEQAARNGQTIVYSNAENISSATYGTDVVAAKNAAPDAVVNILDANSAVREVNAMNSNGWYPNMVATTSSSDPVVIQQGAGWFSHPGHSVYVARNYLPANANTPEVNDWLQTEGQYFPGFDPNSYAEGAWMAAKIFTEQARKLGAGLTRASLIAALNGLRSYHTGFTPDITMTPDHGPNKQILWMRWDGTQFAQVTPFGPW, encoded by the coding sequence ATGCAAGCAGCCGCCGGTCGGGACCGGATGTACGTGCTCACCCTGGTCCTGACCCTGGTCGCGATCTGCGCCTTCGGCGTCTTCATCATCCGTGACTACCAGGACCAGGGCAGCCAGAGGGTCAACGTCGCCCGCATCGGCGGCACCACCGGGGGCGGCGACGCCTCCCTCCCGGCCAGCGGTGACACCGGCGCAGCCGCCGCCCAGGGCTCGACCGGCGGCGCCGCCGCCTCGGGCGCGGCGGCGGGGTCGGCGGGCACGGCGGGCACCGCCGCGGGCTCGTCGGCGGCGGGATCCACCGGCGGTGGCAGGGCGGCGGCGGCGGCCGGGTCGGCCGGAGCCTCCGGCGCCGGCGCGCCCGCGGCGGCGGCCCCGGTCGGGCCCGGGGGCACCTCGCCCGCCTGCGTCAACGGCCACATCGCGATCGGCCAGATCGTCGCCATCACCGGGCCGCTCACCGAGCAGACCGTCGCCAACGCGACCGCCGCCTACTTCAAGAAGGTGAACGCGACCGGTGGCATCAACGGCTGCCAGGTCGACTTCACCTACCTCGACGACGCCGGCCTCGACCAGCAGAAGGCCGCCGCCGACGCCCGCGAGCTGGTCCAGCAGGACAACGTCTTCGCCGTCGTCGGCGGCTTCAGCCCGATCACCTCGGCCACCACCGCCCCCTACTTCGCGAAGCAGGGCGTGCCCGTGGTCGGCGCCGAGGGCATCTCCCTCCAGCAGTACAACAACCCGGTCGAGTACTCGTTCGCGTGCTCGCCCGCGGGCTTCGGCATCTCCACGGTGAACGAGGCCAACCGGCTCGGCTACAAGCGGCTCGCGGTCTTCTACGTCGACTTCGACTTCACCCAGGTCTCCTTCGCGGCGATGAAGGAGCAGGCCGCCAGGAACGGCCAGACCATCGTCTACTCCAACGCCGAGAACATCTCGTCGGCCACCTACGGCACCGACGTGGTCGCCGCCAAGAACGCCGCCCCGGACGCGGTCGTGAACATCCTGGACGCCAACAGCGCGGTGCGCGAGGTCAACGCGATGAACAGCAACGGGTGGTACCCCAACATGGTGGCCACCACCTCGAGCTCCGACCCGGTGGTGATCCAGCAGGGTGCGGGGTGGTTCAGCCATCCCGGCCACAGCGTCTACGTTGCCCGCAACTACCTCCCCGCCAATGCCAACACCCCCGAGGTCAACGACTGGCTGCAGACCGAGGGGCAGTACTTCCCCGGCTTCGACCCCAACTCCTACGCGGAGGGGGCGTGGATGGCGGCGAAGATCTTCACCGAGCAGGCGCGCAAGCTCGGCGCGGGGCTCACCCGGGCCAGCCTGATCGCCGCGCTCAACGGCCTGCGCAGCTACCACACCGGCTTCACCCCGGACATCACGATGACCCCGGACCACGGCCCGAACAAGCAGATCCTCTGGATGAGGTGGGACGGGACGCAGTTCGCCCAGGTCACGCCCTTCGGACCCTGGTGA
- the purF gene encoding amidophosphoribosyltransferase, giving the protein MIDLGDEPLDRLHEECGVFGVYGPGEDVANLTYFGLYALQHRGQESAGIAVSDGERIRIHKEMGLVAQVFDQENLLDLSGYVSLGHTRYSTTGSTRLPNAQPMRFDHGQLGPIAFGHNGNLVNTAELRNDLVEQGAAFQTTSDSEVIGALLSRTPGDSLEVVLRRSLSRLEGAYSLLFITRDSLVAARDPLGIRPLCLGRLPGADGESTAGHVVASETCALDVVGAEFIREIEPGEILTIDGDGMRSARIPKSVRGPAMCSFEFIYFARPDSVMQGRSLYEARVNMGRELAREAPVEADIVMALPDSGTPHAVGFAEASQIPFVEGVIKSRYITRTFIQPNQRLREAGIRLKFNPMRHVLEGKRVVLVDDSIVRGTTSRRIVEELRRAGALEVHMRVASPPIVWPCFMGIDIASRGELIAAHRDENEVCEVIGADTLRYLSIAGLKRAVGEQSGKGFCFACFDGAYPLQVPQQLVMDKLALES; this is encoded by the coding sequence GTGATCGACCTCGGTGACGAGCCCCTCGACCGCCTCCACGAGGAGTGCGGCGTCTTCGGGGTCTACGGCCCCGGGGAGGATGTCGCCAACCTCACCTACTTCGGGCTGTACGCGCTCCAGCACCGGGGCCAGGAGTCCGCGGGCATCGCCGTCTCCGACGGCGAACGCATCCGCATCCACAAGGAGATGGGTCTGGTCGCACAGGTCTTCGACCAGGAGAACCTGCTCGACCTCTCCGGCTACGTCTCCCTGGGGCACACCCGCTACAGCACCACCGGCAGCACCCGGCTGCCCAACGCCCAGCCGATGCGCTTCGACCACGGCCAGCTGGGGCCCATCGCCTTCGGCCACAACGGCAACCTGGTCAACACCGCGGAGCTGCGCAACGACCTCGTCGAGCAGGGCGCGGCCTTCCAGACCACCAGCGACAGCGAGGTGATCGGGGCGCTGCTCAGCCGCACCCCCGGCGACAGCCTCGAGGTGGTGCTGCGGCGCTCGCTCTCGCGCCTCGAGGGGGCCTACTCGCTCCTCTTCATCACCCGCGACAGCCTGGTCGCCGCCCGCGACCCGCTGGGCATCCGCCCGCTCTGCCTCGGCCGCCTCCCCGGCGCCGATGGCGAGAGCACCGCGGGCCACGTGGTCGCCAGCGAGACCTGCGCCCTCGACGTCGTCGGCGCCGAGTTCATCCGCGAGATCGAGCCCGGCGAGATCCTCACCATCGACGGCGACGGGATGCGCAGCGCCCGCATCCCCAAGTCGGTGCGCGGGCCGGCGATGTGCTCGTTCGAGTTCATCTACTTCGCCCGCCCCGACAGCGTCATGCAGGGCCGGTCGCTCTACGAGGCCCGGGTCAACATGGGCCGCGAGCTGGCCCGCGAGGCGCCGGTCGAGGCCGACATCGTGATGGCCCTGCCCGACTCCGGCACCCCCCACGCGGTCGGCTTCGCCGAGGCGTCGCAGATCCCCTTCGTCGAGGGCGTGATCAAGTCGCGGTACATCACCCGCACCTTCATCCAGCCCAACCAGCGGCTGCGCGAGGCCGGCATCCGGCTCAAGTTCAACCCGATGCGGCACGTCCTCGAGGGCAAGCGGGTGGTGCTGGTCGACGACTCCATCGTCCGCGGCACCACCTCGCGGCGGATCGTCGAGGAGCTGCGCCGCGCCGGTGCCCTCGAGGTGCACATGCGGGTGGCCTCCCCGCCGATCGTGTGGCCGTGCTTCATGGGCATCGACATCGCCTCGCGCGGCGAGCTGATCGCCGCCCACCGGGACGAGAACGAGGTCTGCGAGGTGATCGGCGCCGACACCCTGCGCTACCTCAGCATCGCCGGGCTCAAGCGGGCGGTCGGGGAGCAGTCCGGAAAGGGCTTCTGCTTCGCCTGCTTCGACGGCGCGTATCCCCTCCAGGTGCCCCAGCAGCTGGTGATGGACAAGCTCGCGCTGGAGAGCTGA